The following proteins come from a genomic window of Vallitaleaceae bacterium 9-2:
- a CDS encoding IS3 family transposase, with amino-acid sequence MEKAKVIGALKHKYKTAVLLDYFQMARSSYFYNVQILKRSEKYVDLRIAIKRIFEESSQTYGYRRIYGSLVKEGIRVSEKVIRRIMLEEGISVRQVKKKKYSSYKGEISPAVENVINRKFTAANPNEKWLTDITEFHLPAGKVYLSPIIDCFDGMVVSWSVSTSPNANLVNSMLDEALTTLEPNEHPIIHTDRGCHYRWPGWIERMNQSGLTRSMSAKGCSPDNAACEGFFGRLKNEMYYGKSWLQTSKNEFIDHINQYIE; translated from the coding sequence ATGGAAAAGGCCAAGGTCATTGGTGCGCTCAAACACAAATACAAGACTGCAGTCTTGCTAGATTATTTTCAAATGGCCCGTAGTAGTTACTTTTACAATGTACAAATTCTAAAACGTTCTGAAAAATATGTTGATTTGCGGATAGCGATAAAGCGAATATTTGAGGAGTCATCACAAACGTATGGATATAGAAGGATTTATGGATCCTTGGTGAAGGAAGGAATACGAGTATCAGAAAAAGTTATTCGTAGAATCATGCTTGAAGAAGGTATTTCAGTTCGCCAGGTCAAAAAGAAGAAGTATAGCTCATATAAAGGTGAAATTAGCCCTGCTGTAGAGAATGTGATTAATAGGAAGTTCACTGCTGCTAACCCAAATGAGAAATGGTTAACTGATATAACCGAATTTCATTTACCTGCCGGTAAAGTGTATCTTTCCCCAATCATTGATTGTTTTGACGGTATGGTTGTTTCTTGGTCAGTTAGTACATCTCCTAATGCAAATCTGGTAAATAGTATGTTGGACGAAGCACTTACTACGTTGGAACCAAATGAACATCCAATTATTCACACGGATCGTGGCTGTCACTATCGATGGCCAGGTTGGATAGAGAGAATGAATCAATCAGGATTAACACGTTCTATGTCTGCCAAGGGATGTTCGCCTGATAATGCAGCGTGTGAAGGATTCTTTGGCAGGCTTAAGAATGAGATGTATTATGGAAAGTCGTGGCTTCAGACATCAAAAAATGAATTTATTGATCATATAAACCAGTATATCGAATGA